The genomic stretch GTCACAGTAAATCTGGAAAGAAATTACAGTACGGTAAGTTGAGAGATATGAAGCATCCTGTagatataaaattattaatccatccattttgtatgccgtttgtcctcactagggttgcggggggtatgctgaagcctatcacagctgacttcgggcaagaggctggTACATATAAtgtacagacaaacaaccattcacactcacattcatacctacggtcAATTtagagtccccaattaacctagcatgtttttgggaggaaaccggagtacccctgCAGAAAACCAaaatactagtaataataatagtgtcgCCAAAATACTCACACTAtgatatgatattttaaaatagttatatatctaaatataagtaaaatttatttggttatttaGCATGCCGTCCATGGAAAaggttaaaggggaactgcactttttgtggaattttgcccatcattcacaatccttatgtgaaacatgaacacatatttctgtccgagttaatatgagcaagccaacaatgcacgtcattagGACACACCTAATTCGACGATGAAGCCCTTTAACAacgttgcattgtttgatatacatgctgtgatcatgcattgatcatgtacatgtacactgatgataacatgtaatagttgcagtatcttaccGTACTACTTCTTTCCTCGggtgcattgatacacatacttattcTACTTCCGTCAATAACAATACCAGCATAAATACAGCGagaacacttacaatgtccgctgtGGCTGTTGCTGTGGCTTtgtctgtgtcttccagcacaagacgtgtgggaaaaaaaatgctgacagcaaacaaacatcttgttgagtttttgtagcaaaatggagaactaggtatccactcttccttCTGTGAAAGATGCTGAGACGAGCGGTTAGTGACGCGTTGTGTTCGTTTGCCAGATaagaattatatattataatatagatATAAGACATAATTAGATTAGATAAgaattgtttttcatgttagctgctccaataataatatcgctgtagcttggttaatatacaagtcagttatataAACGGAATACTGCTGGCGTTTTCTTTGTGAGGGCATTAGTGTCAAAATAgttataatatgtattatattatatttatatttattattatttataataataaagtaataaataagtaaaaaaataacaaataaataataataattaataataataataaataagtaaaaaaattaaaaaataatataattaagtattgtattatatttatatatttatttattatatgatatattatatatattatatttagatttattatttataataattaagtaaaaaaaaaaaaaataagtaaaaaaacaaataaataataattattaataataataatatatttatatatttattattataataataataaataagtaaaaataaaaaataagtattatattatatttatatatttattttttatattatatactatatattatatatatattatattatatattgtattattgtattatgccctgtgattggctggcgaccagtccagggtgtaccccgcctcacgcccgaagacagctgggataggctccagcaccccctgcgaccctcatgaggaaaagcggtagaaaatgaatgaatgaatgaatattgtatttttatatatacgttgttagctagctcatattaactcatcttcttgtgttataatgcacagtaaagggaaataaatatgtattcatgtttcaacataaggattgtgaatgatgggctaaattccccccaaaaggtgcaattcccctttaagagaTCCCTATTGAAGCTTGTACATGAGGGAGCAGAAATGACATCACACCCTTATTGCtgtaaatgaaatgaatgtcaCTTGAGCGACTATAACACCCTTACCTCAGTGTTAATTATGCCGTGACCTCATTAGTTTTCTTTCGTGGGCATGCCTTCTTACAATCTATCACATCTGTCTTCACCTGACCCAGCATTCGCAGCAGACACATGGCGTCAAAGCCCTCATCGCCGGCTTCTTGCAACAACTCCAGCACCTGTTAATTGGATGTGATAATTAAAAGCATGTAACTCTGTATTTGCTTACTGTTGCTCACCTGCAGACACTTAAAGGACTTGAGTTCACTCAGGTTCTCCTGCAAAAAGAGCAAATAGATGCTAAGGTCGTTGTAGAAGGGCGTGACAACGCCCAAAGCGCCGAAGCCTGGCAGCATCTCATAAGGCCGAAGGAAGCCGGAACTCTGGCGTGCCGGCCCGACGGCAGCGTATACCACCAACGGAGCGAGAAGCACATACACCCCCAGGTTGATGTAGCTGAGCAGCCTGAAGACGCCCACTGCCACGAGCTTACACTGCACGGCCGAGGGCACAGCGCTATCGTTCGTTAGCACCCCTGTCCGCAGATCACAAGGAAACTCATCGGTGAGGGAGGCCAGTTGGATGTAGTATCCCAAGTACAGGCAGGCTAGAAGCAGGATGAGCAGAGTCAAGCTCCTACATGCCAGGTACGTGACTACGAGGCGGTGTGAGAAGCGCTTGGTCTTCAGATACTGCTCAACTAAGGGGTATTTGAAGCAACTCTCTGTCAACTCCAGAGCACTGctacacagaaaaacaaaaaaacaccacaacaatGGAGTTAGTTGCTTgtacacattacaaaaacagcaTCCTTCTCCCCACTAAAATCCTAATTTAAACATGAAAAGTACAGTACTTGGGTGTTTTTACCTCGCTGTGTCATTGGGTCCGTCTTTATCTTTAGTATTCAAGGACGCAAGATTCTTTGCCAATTTAATGGCACGATTATAAAAGCGGTCAAGCTCCTCCATAATGAAACTGAGGTCCGAGGATAGATGTGGGGCTGCGGAGAAGCGCCAGAAAAGGGCGGGGATGTACACAAGAATGGCCAGTGAAAGCAGGATGTATGGAAAGAACTGAATGAAAAAAGAGACAAGAGGATAGATTTGTGTTGAAATGGTGTTTTGTAAACAAAGTGGGGACACGATGAACTAAGAGAATCATTGCATTGATTCGTTCTTGCGGCTTCATGATCTGCATATGACGATACTGCTGTGTAATTTACTGTACAGTCGATCGAATAGCAAAAAAACATGAGTCAGCcacccttctctcttcaatacGCCTCACAcactttatatcaggggtctcaaacatgcggcccgcgggccaaatgtggcccgcaggacactagtttgaggcccccgccttgatatgaaagtttaatgttagtgcggcccgcgcaagtttgatatggatgctgtatggtatcatgtacccagaaaaaattattacgtttgattcatgttcatgttaaaggttaaataactgttaatagttatcctccctatccgtgtggaagtggtaagtttttggctatttaagtttaaaggaaataactcgaaggctaccgtttaggtcgcttagctctctagtttgcgagttagcatgtgtctcaagaccctgcagttgcgcaatatgttgtaaataaaaagagtataaatgtgactatagtcgtgttttgtcatgtctacagggctctaataatgctttgttcattttaatctgaaaaaaaataatttgccaactatatgtggtttcttaagtttttattatttgctgtgttattattattattatatttatttattactgattgattgattttctttattcttgattttatttttatttattaaaggttaaataactgttaatacttatcctccctatccgtgtggaagtggtaagttttcgctggctctctagtttgcgagtgagaatgtgtctcaagaccctgcagttgcgcaatatgttgtaaataaaaaagagtataaatgtgactatagtcgtgttttgtcatgtctacagggctctaataatgctttgttcattttaatctgaaaaaaataatttgtctacccaccaactatatgtggtttcttaagtttttattatttgccgttttattattattattatatttatttattactgatggattgattttctttattcttgattttttatttatttttcatcttgtggttttttttggaaaaacctgatggggcccagccttgcccagaccctagctccagtggcccccaggtaaattgagtttgagacccctgctttatatactgtattgttttCCCTGGCAGTGAATGCTTTTTAAAAGGTACCTTGTGAAGCCATAGCGGTGAACTGTCAGCTTGTTGCTGCACTGCTGCCCAACAAAAGGAGTCCACATACGCTGCCTGTCTCCAGGAGAAATTGGTGGGGGCAAAACAGCTGATTTGTGTACCTGAAGGAGCACAGTATTGAtgtttaaattgtttttgttttttaatctaCACAGTAGAGGTGTTTATGTAAAATAGATTGCATGAGATTATATTACACTTCCTTTAATGTTTAGCATGCTCCGCCAACATGTAGTAAAATAGATGCCAGCTGTCATGTTTTGATCTGGTTACTTACTGGTtaactttgatcaaatttaGAATTAAACACGGCGGCAATTCTCTAACTCCCATGGAAAAAAGAGTCACAAGTGAGTTATACTGGGAACACAGAGTTACGGTGGATTGCAGGTTTTATAGTGTGCGTAAATACTGCGGTTTCAATTCTGTCTTTGGTTTCGTTTCTGCCGCCCTGTTCTTGTGAGAAATATTTTCACGGTTTCATCTCGCAAGATCTTGTGATGCCCCTACTGTATtggctctaaaccaggggtgggcaaactttttgactcgcgggccgcattgatataacaaaatttccgggggggggcagactatatattttacacgtaacagtccacctggtattattgtatctgtaaaattgtcatgcaatctgctattattatttattattttatatttatatttaaatattttaaaaataataaaatattataataattaaaataaatttaaaataataattattatattattattatgtaaaatatgcaaatataacaatattattatatataattaatataataattagcattaatataataaatataataatcataatagttataataataatataataattattattttaatttttattattattatgtgcttgtgtctcttttttcaggagcactttgtaaacaacagaccatgtcaaacaacgaaattgatacaaccatcaaaaggttggctcaggccatgatgccaggttgtatgttgagtttaaattaaatactttggaaagattgggagggccgtattcaaacacttggcgggccggatgtggcccccgggccgtagtttgcccacccctgctctaaactatAATAATATGGAAGCTATGATATAATATAAGTTCAATACCCTTTTCACAGTTTCAATCAAAAGTCATTATTTGCCAAACTACTGATACAGTTATTGCAATGTCACTCATTCGCAAattagctcattagcattaaatatCTCAGGGACACACAAAAGGAGGCTCTTTAGGCACAAATGACCTCAAAAGCCTGGCAGCTTTTTTATTTGGTTCTAAAGGTCGCCACATACTCCTCCAGAAATGCAGTGTATTcactatacaaataataatatcaaagtggcaaaccACACTATAGCCCCACAGTGCATAATATTAATGTGGAATATGAGTGTATAGTCTGTCAACCCTGTGATTGAGTGACAATCTCCAGCTTCCCTGTGACCCTGACCAGGTTATATAGTGGACTAATGGATAGATATATTAAAGTCATCTCAAATGTCGCTTTGCAAAACATCTTTTTTAAAAGctaatatttattgttttaagttAGAAGAAGAATGCatgtttcattatttcatatcttCAAGCAACAGCTGCAGGACAGGGGCGTGATTTAAAGTACAAGGGTGGAGCCATTACAATGCTGTCAGCCTTTCATAAACCTCTATAAAGTCATGCACACATTTCATGCATGtattatctatatatattttaaaaaaggaaatccAGCATAACAGTTACATTAAAGAATTTGCATTTTTCACATGTAAGCGTGGATTGTGTCTGGAGGATGGCCGATAATTGCATATTCACACCAACTCACCTACGGATACTTCCTGAGCAAAAGCGAGCGAGATGAGAAACAAAGGTAGCCCCACGGCTAGAAATGTTACTATTTTGTCCACAGCCAGCTCCAGGCGCATCCCTTTGTACTTAGCCTCCGTGGGGTCCTTCAACAAAAAATCCGAAAAAACATATTCTGTTGCTACGTGTGCAATTGCCATGACGTGAGGACaccaaaacaataattatttgattaatatatatttttaaatttactaCAAATGAAGTGACGAGAGCAGAAGTAGAGCAACAATGCATGGAACTATGAGCTGCTATTGTCCAGACAGCTCTTCACTGGTTGGATGGTGGTTGAACCTGCAGTGCTGTGCCGTTACAGCGGCACTCACACGgtggccaccagagggcgctagTGGCTCCCAGCCACAGCGAACCCGAGAGAACACTgccaattgtttatttttcaaataattgACTGTGTAGGACTGTTTAATAGCAAGcacattttcatcacaaaaaatgACAGCGTTACATTGCACGTCCATTTTGTGATGTGTACAATAGACAAACAGATAAAGTGAAATATACAAAAAGCTGTGCACAAAACGtctaacaattataataatgaatGGGTGACAACCGAAAGTTTGGGGTAATTGTATGAATCGTTTTGTCAAATAAGCAAAACCTGAGTCACCATGACAGATGTATATTTTGTTAGATAGCTCAGTGTTTTGTATAGATAAATTGTGTTATCTCATCACAAAATATTGTCTTTACGATTGCTGGGTCTCAGATGACGTCACATCCGCCCACCCCAAAGAGATGGGGGATAAATAATCAGCAAATTGACTCGTGACAATCGTTGTTTTTTATGCCTTACGCTGAGAGACACTTGTTTTCGATCGTCTTGTGTtctattttaactattttatgtTTTCATGAATTACACCATGCACACTAATATAATCGGAGCAAATAATTTCAGCAACATACACTGTTATTCGCTTTAATCTCGAAAAGTGTATATCCGGCCGTAGTTTACTCCACTTCTGTTCACCGGAAGTGACGTAACCGCCACGATCAGCACCACAGCAAAATAAGACTTTTGGTGTTTACGACAGTTGTCGGTGATTTCTGGCAGATGTAGGTTACAAAAAGGTGCGGGGTTTCATAAACCGTTGGCAGGAGTGGAGCAGACAATTTGAGAAGGATGTGACGAACGAGGCCTCAGGTATTTAAACTACTATTTACGTTAGACACCGCATGATATTATCGAATGGCGTTAACCAAAAAGTCTTATAAATGACACTGGTGCGCCCGGCTGCGTGGACGTTAGAAAATTAGGGTAATCATTGTTAGCTTGAATGTAGCGTGATATAGCACCACCGGGTGACTTGAAATTGATGTGAGTTTTAGCTAGGCTACGTCGTTTAAGTTACACGTTTAGTTAGTCAATGGTTAGCTTGTCGCTAACGTGCTTGGAAACATTACGTCAATATTGTTTACCTCAGGCCGGCCAAAAATCCCCGGGGTCATGTGGGGTTTGCGTCCATTTATCATTGGCCCTGGGGTGATTCTATGATACACAATCAAACACAGCCTCACATCAGAACAAGTACACAGTATTTGCTTTGTCAGCTATAatacaaagctga from Doryrhamphus excisus isolate RoL2022-K1 chromosome 1, RoL_Dexc_1.0, whole genome shotgun sequence encodes the following:
- the LOC131119627 gene encoding pannexin-1-like → MAIAHVATEYVFSDFLLKDPTEAKYKGMRLELAVDKIVTFLAVGLPLFLISLAFAQEVSVGTQISCFAPTNFSWRQAAYVDSFCWAAVQQQADSSPLWLHKFFPYILLSLAILVYIPALFWRFSAAPHLSSDLSFIMEELDRFYNRAIKLAKNLASLNTKDKDGPNDTASSALELTESCFKYPLVEQYLKTKRFSHRLVVTYLACRSLTLLILLLACLYLGYYIQLASLTDEFPCDLRTGVLTNDSAVPSAVQCKLVAVGVFRLLSYINLGVYVLLAPLVVYAAVGPARQSSGFLRPYEMLPGFGALGVVTPFYNDLSIYLLFLQENLSELKSFKCLQVLELLQEAGDEGFDAMCLLRMLGQVKTDVIDCKKACPRKKTNEVTA